A window of the Henckelia pumila isolate YLH828 chromosome 3, ASM3356847v2, whole genome shotgun sequence genome harbors these coding sequences:
- the LOC140890595 gene encoding F-box protein At3g26010-like, translated as MCSDEKPLGGFDWAELPDDLKVEILRRLHNKALMRLKCVSKSWYFFISYACAPMISRSAPFLGLFYTHKICKFGRLFLDFFHTEEYSGEFHPRYRPELSGIVKSYGAFLPFDHTPADIQCYCNGLFLLAHAGSNPTQYIVCNPTTCEYIELPVNPLHIYDPSDVTSLAFDPSDYPVSFKVLRRAADVSLVHPLKLDVFTFGSGNWTTHVLVLDHMLLGFNWIDHSVYVNGILYVISLAKYLLGINLHFTNKANITYRAIGLPDKEKFDDCGSFGTSRGYVVYSNSDQSKILLWRLEHGAHWILQHRVSIDEMVSQLPRRKLMPLRHNRGEIKVYGFHPKSEVIFVGTPRLVLNYNPNTKQVKTFFHLVPDREIVNGQYKMYPSSCCPVILNGVLSSSGNKTHSSRFRLYKFLYRYPPR; from the exons ATGTGTTCAGACGAAAAACCTTTGGGGGGTTTCGATTGGGCGGAGCTTCCGGATGATCTGAAAGTTGAGATTTTGCGTCGGTTGCATAACAAGGCTCTTATGAGGCTCAAGTGCGTCTCAAAATCTTGGTACTTTTTTATTTCCTATGCTTGCGCTCCAATGATATCCCGTTCTGCCCCTTTTTTAGGCTTATTCTATACCCACAAAATCTGTAAATTTGGCCGGCTTTTTCTCGATTTTTTTCACACAGAAGAGTATTCGGGTGAGTTCCACCCCCGATATCGACCTGAATTGTCGGGAATCGTGAAATCGTATGGAGCATTTCTGCCTTTTGATCACACGCCAGCGGACATTCAATGTTACTGCAACGGGCTTTTTCTTTTGGCCCACGCAGGCTCAAATCCCACCCAGTATATTGTCTGCAATCCAACCACCTGTGAGTACATTGAACTTCCGGTCAATCCCCTTCACATATACGATCCCAGTGATGTTACCTCTTTGGCATTCGATCCCAGTGATTATCCGGTTTCCTTTAAGGTTCTTCGAAGGGCAGCCGATGTGTCACTCGTCCATCCTTTAAAGCTGGACGTTTTCACATTCGGCTCAGGGAATTGGACCACCCATGTTCTAGTTCTTGACCACATGCTTCTTGGGTTCAATTGGATCGATCATTCTGTTTATGTGAATGGGATTTTGTACGTGATATCTCTGGCCAAGTATCTACTAGGCATTAATCTCCATTTCACAAACAAAGCAAATATTACTTATCGGGCTATTGGGTTGCCTGATAAAGAAAAATTTGATGATTGTGGATCATTTGGGACATCcagagggtatgtggtttattCCAACAGTGACCAGTCTAAAATACTACTCTGGCGGTTAGAACACGGTGCTCACTGGATTCTCCAGCACAGAGTGAGCATCGATGAGATGGTGTCACAACTCCCACGCCGTAAGTTGATGCCCCTTCGACACAACAGGGGAGAGATCAAAGTTTACGGTTTTCATCCCAAGTCAGAAGTAATATTTGTAGGAACACCTCGCCTAGTACTCAACTATAATCCGAATACCAAGCAGGTTAAAACGTTCTTTCATTTAGTACCCGACCGGGAAATTGTTAATGGTCAATATAAAATGTACCCTTCCTCGTGCTGCCCGGTTATTCTGAATGGTGTTCTCTCTTCGTCCG GTAACAAAACTCATTCATCTCGTTTCCGATTGTACAAGTTTCTATACAG GTACCCACCACGATGA